In one Streptomyces venezuelae genomic region, the following are encoded:
- a CDS encoding UDP-N-acetylglucosamine--N-acetylmuramyl-(pentapeptide) pyrophosphoryl-undecaprenol N-acetylglucosamine transferase, translated as MRTSLSVVIGAGGTGGHIYPGLALADALRRAVPGAVISFVGTERGLETRLIPDAGYRLHTVDMIPFDPSLGARRYLLPAALMKSGAQCRAILREQGAQVAVGMGGYPSAPVIVGARMAGLPSLIHESNAVPGRANRFAARLTPNIAVAFDRSRAHLPGGERAHTTGMPIAAPLAALDRAALRPQARRELGVPPGARLILFNGGSLGAARLTAAAVGLAARWRERTDVHLLIKTGPAALEETRARLTAEGGDAVARAVPYLDRMDLSYAAADLVVCRAGSATVAELAATGVPAVLVPYPHAPGDHQTHNARVLSDAGAGLLLPDAETTADRLAQLVGPLLADPVRLAAMSGAADPGPHARAADLLAERVLRLAHHTPHLEHA; from the coding sequence ATGCGAACCTCTCTCTCCGTCGTCATCGGCGCGGGCGGCACCGGTGGGCACATCTATCCCGGACTCGCCCTCGCCGACGCGCTGCGCCGGGCCGTACCGGGCGCGGTGATCTCCTTCGTCGGCACCGAACGGGGCCTGGAGACCCGGCTGATACCGGACGCCGGGTACCGCCTGCACACCGTCGACATGATCCCCTTCGACCCGTCGCTCGGCGCCCGCCGCTATCTGCTCCCCGCCGCCCTGATGAAGTCCGGCGCCCAGTGCCGGGCCATCCTGCGCGAGCAGGGCGCGCAGGTCGCCGTCGGCATGGGCGGCTACCCCAGCGCCCCCGTCATCGTCGGCGCCCGCATGGCGGGGCTGCCGAGCCTCATCCACGAGTCCAACGCCGTACCGGGCCGCGCCAACCGGTTCGCCGCCCGGCTCACCCCGAACATCGCCGTCGCCTTCGACCGCAGCCGCGCCCACCTCCCCGGCGGCGAGCGCGCACACACCACAGGCATGCCGATCGCGGCGCCGCTCGCCGCGCTCGACCGGGCCGCGCTGCGCCCGCAGGCCCGGCGTGAGCTCGGCGTGCCGCCGGGCGCCCGCCTGATCCTGTTCAACGGAGGCAGCCTCGGCGCGGCCCGCCTCACGGCGGCGGCGGTCGGCCTCGCGGCGCGGTGGCGCGAGCGCACGGACGTACACCTCCTCATCAAGACCGGACCCGCGGCCCTGGAGGAGACGCGGGCGCGGCTCACCGCCGAGGGCGGTGACGCGGTCGCCCGCGCCGTCCCCTACCTGGACCGCATGGACCTCTCCTACGCCGCCGCCGACCTCGTCGTGTGCCGCGCGGGCTCGGCGACCGTCGCCGAACTCGCCGCCACCGGCGTCCCCGCGGTCCTCGTGCCCTACCCGCACGCGCCCGGCGACCACCAGACCCACAACGCCCGGGTCCTCTCCGACGCCGGCGCGGGCCTCCTCCTGCCCGACGCCGAGACCACCGCGGACCGGCTCGCGCAGCTCGTCGGCCCGCTGCTCGCGGACCCGGTGCGGCTCGCCGCGATGAGTGGCGCCGCCGACCCCGGACCGCACGCCCGCGCCGCCGACCTGCTCGCCGAGCGGGTCCTCCGGCTCGCCCACCACACCCCTCACCTGGAGCACGCATGA
- a CDS encoding response regulator transcription factor produces MSFTSVTSKGGPPGAGGTAHRILVVDDDPEVRAAVEDALTVEGHHVRGAADGHRALTAVARWQPDLVVLDVMMPVMDGLAVCRQLRAAGDRTPVLVLTALDSVSERVDGLDAGADDYLVKPFALDELVARVRALLRRATPERAADDGDDLAYGDLVLDPATRTGRRGGRRVEFSRTEAVLLELLLRNAGQVLPRELIQQAVWGRDFGPDSNSLAVYVGYLRRKLESGGEPRLVHTVHGVGYRLGSP; encoded by the coding sequence ATGAGCTTCACGAGCGTGACCAGCAAGGGCGGCCCGCCGGGCGCGGGCGGGACGGCGCACCGCATCCTCGTCGTCGACGACGACCCCGAGGTCCGCGCCGCCGTCGAGGACGCCCTGACGGTCGAGGGACATCATGTGCGGGGCGCGGCGGACGGCCACCGCGCGCTGACCGCGGTGGCCCGCTGGCAGCCGGATCTGGTGGTCCTCGACGTCATGATGCCGGTCATGGACGGCCTCGCGGTCTGCCGTCAGCTGCGCGCCGCGGGCGACCGCACGCCGGTCCTGGTGCTCACGGCCCTGGACTCGGTGAGTGAGCGCGTCGACGGCCTGGACGCGGGCGCCGACGACTACCTGGTCAAGCCGTTCGCGCTGGACGAGCTGGTGGCGCGGGTGAGGGCGCTGTTGCGGCGGGCGACGCCGGAACGGGCCGCGGACGACGGCGACGACCTCGCGTACGGCGACCTGGTCCTCGACCCCGCGACGCGCACCGGCCGGCGCGGCGGGCGGCGGGTCGAGTTCAGCCGCACGGAGGCGGTCCTGCTCGAACTGCTGCTGCGCAACGCGGGCCAGGTGCTGCCGCGCGAGCTGATCCAGCAGGCGGTGTGGGGCCGGGACTTCGGCCCGGACTCCAACTCGCTCGCCGTGTACGTGGGTTACCTGCGCCGGAAGCTGGAGTCGGGCGGTGAGCCGCGCCTCGTCCACACCGTGCACGGCGTCGGCTACCGGCTGGGCTCCCCGTGA
- a CDS encoding sensor histidine kinase, producing the protein MSARRRLGARWRRRRPLRTRLAVVAAAAVAVVAIGVCAAAFFVIRFKLYQQLDQNLAQSATLIAQQHRSEGLGVMTGECRFLGAPACSQIVPADAADDPSKPYLLPVSGATRAVAEGSHVPYYANITLPGGRPGRMYTTTFGKEGEAVQVALRSDIAERGVRQAASLLAAVGGAGVLLSALGGYWVSRTGLAPITRLTATAERIAATRDARHRIELPPGRAARAGHEDEVTRLATTFNTMLAELEESVAARRRLVADASHELRTPLTALRTNAELLARADRLTDAQRDRASGALARQLREVTGLVNDLIELARDAEPQPLLEEVRLAPLAAHTVDAARGHWPAVSFELHVAPEATDLNLPGVPARLSRLLTNLVDNAAKFSPPGGPVEISLTRTELTVRDHGPGIAEEDLPHVFDRFYRAEKARALPGSGLGLAMARQIAHAHGAELTAERAPGGGALFRLTLPAP; encoded by the coding sequence GTGAGCGCGCGGCGCAGGCTGGGCGCGCGGTGGCGGCGCCGCAGGCCGCTGCGGACCCGCCTCGCGGTGGTCGCGGCGGCCGCCGTGGCCGTGGTGGCGATCGGGGTGTGCGCCGCCGCGTTCTTCGTGATCCGCTTCAAGCTGTACCAGCAGCTCGACCAGAACCTCGCCCAGTCGGCGACGCTCATCGCGCAGCAGCACCGCTCCGAGGGTCTCGGCGTCATGACGGGCGAGTGCCGGTTCCTCGGCGCGCCCGCGTGCTCGCAGATCGTCCCCGCGGATGCGGCGGACGACCCGTCGAAGCCGTATCTGCTGCCCGTGTCGGGGGCGACGCGCGCGGTCGCCGAGGGCAGCCATGTGCCCTACTACGCGAACATCACGCTCCCCGGCGGCAGGCCGGGCCGCATGTACACCACCACGTTCGGCAAGGAGGGCGAGGCCGTGCAGGTCGCCCTGCGCTCGGACATCGCCGAGCGGGGCGTCCGCCAGGCCGCGTCGCTGCTGGCCGCGGTGGGCGGAGCGGGAGTGCTGCTCTCGGCCCTCGGCGGCTACTGGGTCTCGCGTACGGGCCTGGCGCCCATCACCCGTCTCACGGCCACCGCCGAGCGCATCGCCGCCACGCGCGACGCCCGGCACCGCATCGAGCTGCCGCCCGGCCGGGCGGCCCGCGCGGGCCACGAGGACGAGGTGACCCGCCTGGCCACCACCTTCAACACGATGCTCGCCGAACTGGAGGAGTCCGTCGCCGCCCGCCGCAGGCTGGTCGCCGACGCCTCGCACGAGCTGCGCACCCCGCTGACCGCGCTCCGCACGAACGCCGAACTCCTGGCACGGGCGGACCGTCTGACGGACGCACAGCGCGACCGGGCGTCCGGCGCGCTCGCCCGCCAGCTGCGCGAGGTCACCGGCCTGGTGAACGACCTGATCGAGCTGGCCAGGGACGCGGAGCCGCAGCCCCTCCTCGAAGAGGTGCGGCTCGCCCCGCTCGCCGCCCACACGGTCGACGCGGCCCGCGGCCACTGGCCGGCGGTCTCCTTCGAGCTCCACGTGGCCCCGGAGGCGACCGACCTCAACCTGCCCGGCGTACCGGCACGCCTGTCCCGGCTGCTCACCAACCTCGTCGACAACGCGGCCAAGTTCAGCCCGCCGGGCGGCCCGGTCGAGATCTCCCTGACCCGCACCGAGCTGACCGTGCGCGACCACGGCCCGGGCATCGCGGAGGAAGACCTCCCCCACGTCTTCGACCGCTTCTACCGCGCCGAGAAGGCCCGCGCCCTGCCGGGCTCGGGCCTGGGCCTGGCGATGGCCCGCCAGATCGCGCACGCGCACGGGGCGGAGCTGACGGCGGAACGGGCGCCGGGTGGAGGCGCGCTGTTCCGGCTGACGCTGCCGGCGCCCTGA
- a CDS encoding alpha/beta hydrolase, translating into MSSTGHARTAALAIGAATCTVLGALLVGGSGEVSASPPPEPKVQDDFDSLGPDVRAAKLSDGRTAHYSDTGEKDGKPVLFIGGTGTSARASHMTDFFRTTREDLGLRLISVERNGFGDTEFDDRLGKGDFAKDALEVLDKLGVDDVSVVAISGGGPYAAELAARAPERIAQLHLAAALPPYGTKPEYCGLSDDALSDAVKDQIKDPRKWWAFPDDSPVKSIPGFADTAYEEGARTYNQRGQQADPAPQVHEQKLYCGRPGPDLSKLDAPVYLYGGKKDTTVPPATLKTWQQELPGTAKVRSYANSGHDVQYRHWDQILVDLAGHGDRTVVCKGDHTRVLVAREADRLVAKGKATLGSCAWEKDK; encoded by the coding sequence GTGAGCTCGACCGGTCACGCCCGCACCGCCGCCCTCGCCATCGGTGCCGCCACCTGCACCGTCCTCGGCGCGCTGCTCGTGGGCGGCTCCGGCGAAGTGAGCGCCAGCCCGCCGCCCGAGCCCAAGGTGCAGGACGACTTCGACTCCCTCGGCCCCGACGTGCGCGCCGCGAAGCTCTCCGACGGGCGGACCGCCCACTACTCCGACACCGGCGAGAAGGACGGCAAGCCCGTCCTCTTCATCGGCGGCACCGGCACCAGCGCCCGCGCCTCGCACATGACGGACTTCTTCCGGACGACCCGCGAGGATCTGGGGCTGCGCCTCATCTCCGTGGAGCGGAACGGTTTTGGTGACACCGAGTTCGACGACAGGCTCGGCAAGGGCGACTTCGCGAAGGACGCCCTCGAAGTCCTCGACAAGCTCGGTGTCGACGACGTGTCCGTCGTCGCGATATCCGGCGGCGGCCCCTACGCCGCCGAGCTCGCCGCCCGTGCCCCCGAGCGGATCGCACAGCTCCACCTCGCCGCCGCCCTGCCGCCCTACGGCACGAAGCCCGAGTACTGCGGTCTCTCCGACGACGCGCTCTCCGACGCCGTCAAGGACCAGATCAAGGACCCGCGCAAGTGGTGGGCCTTCCCCGACGACAGCCCCGTCAAGTCCATCCCCGGCTTCGCCGACACGGCGTACGAGGAAGGGGCACGCACGTACAACCAGCGCGGCCAGCAGGCCGACCCCGCGCCCCAGGTGCACGAGCAGAAGCTGTACTGCGGGCGCCCCGGCCCCGACCTGTCGAAGCTCGACGCCCCCGTCTACCTCTACGGCGGCAAGAAGGACACCACCGTGCCGCCCGCGACGCTGAAGACGTGGCAGCAGGAGCTGCCGGGCACGGCGAAGGTGCGCTCGTACGCCAACTCCGGGCACGACGTGCAGTACCGCCACTGGGACCAGATCCTCGTCGACCTCGCCGGACACGGCGACCGCACCGTGGTCTGCAAGGGCGACCACACGCGCGTGCTCGTCGCCCGCGAGGCCGACCGCCTCGTCGCCAAGGGCAAGGCCACCCTCGGCAGCTGCGCCTGGGAGAAGGACAAGTAG
- a CDS encoding methylmalonyl-CoA mutase: MDADAIEEGRRRWQARYDKARKRDADFTTLSGDPVDPVYGPRPGDTYDGFERIGWPGEYPFTRGLYPTGYRGRTWTIRQFAGFGNAEQTNERYKMILANGGGGLSVAFDMPTLMGRDSDDSRSLGEVGHCGVAIDSAADMEVLFKDIPLGDVTTSMTISGPAVPVFCMYLVAAERQGVDPGVLNGTLQTDIFKEYIAQKEWLFQPEPHLRLIGDLMEHCARDIPAYKPLSVSGYHIREAGATAAQELAYTLADGFGYVELGLSRGLDVDVFAPGLSFFFDAHVDFFEEIAKFRAARRIWARWLREEYGAKTDKAQWLRFHTQTAGVSLTAQQPYNNVVRTAVEALAAVLGGTNSLHTNALDETLALPSEQAAEIALRTQQVLMEETGVANVADPLGGSWYIEQLTDRIEADAEKIFEQIKERGRRAQPDGQHPIGPITSGILRGIEDGWFTGEIAESAFQYQRSLEKGDKRVVGVNCLEGSVTGDLEILRVSHEVEREQVRELGGRKARRDDARVRSSLDAMLAAARSGANMIAPMLEAVRAEATLGEICGVLRDEWGVYVEPPGF, from the coding sequence ATGGACGCTGACGCGATCGAGGAAGGCCGCCGGCGCTGGCAGGCCCGTTACGACAAGGCCCGCAAGCGCGACGCGGACTTCACCACGCTCTCCGGGGACCCGGTCGACCCCGTCTACGGGCCGCGGCCCGGCGACACGTACGACGGGTTCGAGCGGATCGGCTGGCCGGGGGAGTACCCCTTCACGCGCGGGCTCTACCCGACCGGGTACCGCGGCCGGACCTGGACCATCCGCCAGTTCGCGGGCTTCGGCAACGCCGAGCAGACGAACGAGCGCTACAAGATGATCCTGGCCAACGGAGGCGGCGGCCTCTCCGTCGCCTTCGACATGCCGACCCTCATGGGCCGCGACTCCGACGACTCGCGCTCGCTCGGCGAGGTCGGCCACTGCGGTGTCGCCATCGACTCCGCCGCCGACATGGAGGTCCTCTTCAAGGACATCCCGCTCGGCGACGTGACGACGTCGATGACGATCAGCGGCCCCGCGGTACCCGTCTTCTGCATGTACCTGGTCGCCGCCGAGCGCCAGGGCGTCGACCCCGGCGTCCTCAACGGCACGCTCCAGACGGACATCTTCAAGGAGTACATCGCGCAGAAGGAGTGGCTCTTCCAGCCCGAGCCGCATCTGCGCCTCATCGGCGACCTGATGGAGCACTGCGCGCGCGACATTCCCGCGTACAAGCCGCTCTCCGTCTCCGGCTACCACATCCGCGAGGCCGGGGCGACGGCCGCGCAGGAACTCGCGTACACGCTCGCGGACGGCTTCGGGTACGTGGAGCTCGGCCTGTCCCGCGGGCTCGACGTGGACGTCTTCGCGCCCGGCCTCTCCTTCTTCTTCGACGCGCACGTCGACTTCTTCGAGGAGATCGCGAAGTTCCGTGCGGCGCGCCGCATCTGGGCGCGCTGGCTCCGCGAGGAGTACGGGGCGAAGACCGACAAGGCGCAGTGGCTCCGCTTCCACACGCAGACGGCGGGCGTCTCGCTGACGGCCCAGCAGCCGTACAACAACGTGGTCCGCACGGCCGTCGAGGCCCTCGCGGCGGTGCTCGGCGGCACGAACTCCCTCCACACCAACGCGCTGGACGAGACGCTGGCGCTGCCCAGCGAGCAGGCCGCGGAGATCGCACTCCGTACGCAGCAGGTACTGATGGAGGAGACGGGCGTCGCGAACGTCGCCGACCCGCTGGGCGGCTCCTGGTACATCGAGCAGCTCACCGACCGCATCGAGGCCGACGCGGAGAAGATCTTCGAGCAGATCAAGGAGCGGGGGCGTCGGGCGCAGCCGGACGGTCAGCACCCGATCGGCCCGATCACCTCGGGCATCCTCCGTGGCATCGAGGACGGCTGGTTCACCGGCGAGATCGCCGAGTCCGCGTTCCAGTACCAGCGGTCCCTGGAGAAGGGCGACAAGCGGGTCGTCGGCGTCAACTGCCTCGAAGGCTCCGTCACGGGCGACCTGGAGATCCTGCGGGTCAGCCACGAGGTGGAGCGGGAGCAGGTCCGGGAGCTCGGCGGGCGGAAGGCGCGGCGTGACGACGCGCGGGTCCGCTCCTCCCTCGACGCGATGCTCGCGGCCGCGCGGTCCGGGGCCAACATGATTGCCCCCATGCTGGAGGCGGTGCGGGCGGAGGCGACGCTCGGGGAGATCTGCGGAGTGCTTCGCGACGAGTGGGGCGTGTACGTGGAGCCCCCGGGCTTTTAG
- a CDS encoding DUF3817 domain-containing protein: MKSSVLTRYRVMAYVTAVMLLILCACMVAKYGFDKGEGLTLVVSQVHGVLYIIYLIFAFDLGSKAKWPFGKLLWVLVSGTIPTAAFFVERKVVREVQPLVDNGSPVIAKA, from the coding sequence ATGAAATCCAGCGTGCTGACCCGCTACCGGGTGATGGCCTACGTCACCGCCGTCATGCTCCTCATCCTGTGCGCCTGCATGGTGGCCAAGTACGGCTTCGACAAGGGCGAGGGTCTGACCCTGGTGGTCTCCCAGGTCCACGGAGTCCTCTACATCATCTACCTGATCTTCGCCTTCGACCTGGGCTCCAAGGCGAAGTGGCCGTTCGGGAAGCTGCTGTGGGTGCTGGTCTCGGGCACGATTCCGACCGCTGCGTTCTTCGTCGAGCGCAAGGTCGTCCGCGAGGTCCAGCCGCTGGTCGACAACGGCTCCCCGGTCATCGCGAAGGCGTAA
- a CDS encoding MarR family winged helix-turn-helix transcriptional regulator: MPKPLSLPFDPIARADELWKQRWGSVPAMGAITSIMRAHQILLAEVDAVVKPYGLTFARYEALVLLTFSQAGELPMSKIGERLMVHPTSVTNTVDRLVKSGLVDKRPNPNDGRGTLASITEKGREVVEAATRELMAMDFGLGVYDAEECGEIFAMLRPLRVAAEDFEEK, from the coding sequence GTGCCGAAGCCGCTCAGCCTCCCCTTCGATCCCATCGCCCGCGCCGACGAGCTCTGGAAGCAGCGCTGGGGATCGGTCCCGGCCATGGGTGCGATCACCTCCATCATGCGGGCGCACCAGATCCTGCTAGCCGAGGTCGACGCGGTCGTGAAGCCGTACGGACTGACCTTCGCGCGCTACGAGGCGCTGGTGCTGCTCACGTTCTCGCAGGCCGGCGAGTTGCCGATGTCGAAGATCGGCGAGCGGCTCATGGTGCATCCGACCTCGGTCACGAACACGGTGGACCGCCTGGTCAAGTCCGGCCTGGTCGACAAGCGCCCGAACCCCAACGACGGCCGCGGCACGCTTGCCTCCATCACGGAGAAGGGCCGCGAGGTCGTCGAGGCGGCGACGCGCGAGCTGATGGCGATGGACTTCGGCCTCGGGGTGTACGACGCGGAGGAGTGCGGGGAGATCTTCGCGATGCTCAGGCCGCTGCGGGTCGCGGCGGAGGACTTCGAGGAGAAGTAG
- a CDS encoding MFS transporter has protein sequence MASSTAPATGYTRVFAVREFRAVFAAHALSLLGVVVSEIALTVLVYGLTRSPLLSALTFALGMLPYLVGGTLLSGIADRCPPRLVLVVCDVLCAGCAGLMALPATPVAGLLALRCAIALVAPVFNGTRMATLTDILGDGELFVLGRSLLRIVSQSSVLVGFGLGGVLLTVVSPRGALTITVCTFAASALLLRCGTKRRPARGDSGGGALVRYSLGGARDVLGDRRVRALMLLFWAPPMFMVVPEALAAPYADQAGIGVAGVGLLMSAAPVGTIAGELYAGSALSAVARARIVLPLAALTLVPLIAYALTPGLLPALVALALAGAGSAYTLGLDRWFVDAVPDELRGRAMTVLTAGLMTIQGLGMALAGLAAEFFAVSTVVAGSGVLGTVCCLLLVAQVRSTESRDGADRHVTGG, from the coding sequence ATGGCCTCGTCCACCGCACCCGCGACCGGCTACACCCGCGTCTTCGCCGTTCGCGAGTTCCGTGCCGTCTTCGCCGCGCACGCGCTCTCCCTGCTCGGCGTCGTCGTCAGCGAGATCGCGCTGACCGTCCTGGTCTACGGCCTCACCCGATCACCGCTGCTCAGCGCGCTCACCTTCGCCCTCGGCATGCTGCCGTACCTGGTGGGCGGCACGCTGCTGTCCGGCATCGCCGACCGGTGTCCGCCGCGCCTCGTGCTCGTGGTGTGCGACGTGCTGTGCGCCGGGTGCGCGGGCCTCATGGCGCTGCCCGCGACGCCCGTCGCCGGACTGCTCGCGCTGCGCTGCGCCATCGCCCTCGTCGCGCCCGTCTTCAACGGCACGCGCATGGCGACCCTCACCGACATCCTCGGCGACGGGGAACTGTTCGTCCTCGGCCGCTCGCTGCTGCGGATCGTCTCGCAGAGCTCTGTCCTGGTCGGCTTCGGGCTCGGCGGCGTACTCCTCACCGTCGTGTCGCCGCGCGGCGCGCTCACCATCACCGTCTGCACGTTCGCGGCGTCCGCGCTGCTGCTGCGGTGCGGGACGAAGCGGCGGCCCGCGCGCGGGGACAGTGGCGGCGGCGCGCTCGTGCGCTACTCGCTGGGCGGCGCACGGGACGTGCTCGGCGACCGCCGCGTGCGGGCCCTCATGCTGCTCTTCTGGGCGCCGCCCATGTTCATGGTCGTCCCCGAGGCGCTCGCCGCGCCCTACGCGGACCAGGCCGGCATCGGCGTCGCGGGCGTGGGCCTCCTGATGAGCGCCGCGCCGGTGGGCACCATCGCCGGCGAGCTGTACGCCGGGTCCGCGCTCTCCGCGGTCGCGCGCGCCCGCATCGTGCTGCCGCTCGCCGCGCTCACGCTGGTGCCGCTCATCGCGTACGCGCTCACGCCGGGTCTCCTCCCCGCGCTCGTCGCCCTCGCCCTCGCGGGCGCTGGCTCCGCCTACACGCTGGGCCTCGACCGCTGGTTCGTCGACGCCGTCCCCGACGAGCTGCGGGGCCGCGCCATGACGGTGCTCACGGCGGGCCTCATGACGATCCAGGGCCTCGGCATGGCGCTCGCGGGTCTCGCCGCGGAGTTCTTCGCGGTGAGCACGGTCGTCGCGGGCTCGGGCGTCCTGGGCACGGTCTGCTGTCTGCTCCTGGTGGCTCAGGTGCGTTCGACCGAATCGCGAGACGGGGCTGACCGGCATGTGACCGGCGGGTAA
- a CDS encoding ArsR/SmtB family transcription factor, translated as MPFHIHFRQDDLLRCRFAVSPLWETQEAVRTLKRPDRHAYHPRWLRRIREAARDLDLSALWLLMPRRGHSPDFLGPPPIGPAARFEEEIAGVRASDPVAAREDMARALACTPGAADSPKGRALLADPAAAVLELADVMEAVWHALIEPDWPRLRALLEADVAFHSRRLAEVGLGGLLPELDRRLAWDAGTLTVEWYDEHVRHLSGQGLILIPSVFSWPDVVSGFDAPWQPTLAYPVRGIAGLWAEPSDRTPAALVRLLGRGRAAVLAALDAPATTSELARRLGLAPSTVSAHLAALRDGGLLVSRRYGHQVFYECTPLGIALATGGGVAQEHD; from the coding sequence GTGCCGTTCCACATCCACTTCCGGCAGGACGACCTGCTGCGCTGCCGGTTCGCGGTGTCGCCGCTGTGGGAGACGCAGGAGGCCGTACGCACCCTCAAGCGCCCCGACCGCCACGCCTATCACCCGCGGTGGCTGCGCCGGATCCGTGAGGCGGCCCGCGACCTCGACCTCTCCGCGCTCTGGCTCCTGATGCCGCGGCGCGGGCACTCCCCCGACTTCCTCGGCCCGCCGCCGATCGGGCCGGCGGCCCGTTTCGAGGAGGAGATCGCGGGGGTCCGCGCCTCCGATCCGGTGGCCGCGCGGGAGGACATGGCGCGGGCGCTCGCCTGCACTCCGGGTGCCGCCGACTCCCCGAAGGGGCGGGCGCTGCTCGCCGATCCGGCGGCGGCGGTCCTGGAGCTCGCGGACGTCATGGAGGCGGTCTGGCACGCGCTGATCGAGCCGGACTGGCCGCGGCTGCGCGCGCTCCTGGAGGCCGATGTCGCCTTCCACTCGCGGCGACTCGCCGAGGTCGGTCTCGGCGGGCTGCTTCCGGAGCTGGACCGGCGCCTGGCGTGGGACGCGGGGACCCTCACCGTCGAGTGGTACGACGAGCACGTGCGGCACCTCTCCGGGCAGGGGCTGATCCTGATCCCGAGCGTCTTCTCGTGGCCGGACGTGGTCAGCGGCTTCGACGCCCCGTGGCAGCCGACGCTCGCCTACCCGGTGCGCGGCATAGCGGGGCTGTGGGCTGAGCCGTCGGACCGTACGCCCGCGGCGCTCGTACGGCTCCTCGGGCGCGGGCGCGCCGCCGTGCTCGCCGCGCTCGACGCGCCCGCCACCACGTCGGAGCTCGCGCGCCGCCTCGGGCTCGCGCCGTCGACCGTGTCCGCGCATCTGGCGGCGCTGCGGGACGGCGGGCTGCTGGTCTCGCGGCGGTACGGGCACCAGGTGTTCTACGAGTGCACCCCGCTCGGCATCGCCCTCGCCACCGGGGGCGGTGTGGCACAAGAGCACGACTAG
- a CDS encoding glycoside hydrolase family 6 protein has translation MHRLLRTFTALTAFAALGLPAGCSSDSASGAKEEATVREAATGSAGPPKSAFWVDPDSPAARQVEQWQQQGRTRDAQALRRISEQPMAVWPAGDDPAPDIEQATRGAAKENRTAVLVAYNIPHRDCGQHSAGGAGSADQYRTWVDTFAGAIGDAPALVVLEPDAIPHIVDGCTPAEYHEDRYQLLSEAIQRLKRQPGVKVYLDAGNPGWITEPGKLGEPLRKAGIAQADGFSVNVSNFQSDGTIKSYGRTLSATVGGKHFVMDTSRNGRGPLAGDRQDAWCNPPGRGLGTPPTDRTGDPLVDAVLWIKRPGDSDGPCRGGPAAGQWWPDYALGLARNAKAA, from the coding sequence ATGCACCGGCTGCTCCGCACGTTCACGGCACTGACGGCGTTCGCCGCACTCGGGCTTCCGGCAGGCTGCTCCTCAGACTCCGCGTCCGGCGCGAAGGAGGAGGCCACCGTCCGCGAGGCCGCCACCGGATCCGCCGGGCCGCCGAAGAGCGCCTTCTGGGTCGACCCGGACAGCCCCGCCGCACGCCAGGTCGAGCAGTGGCAGCAGCAGGGCCGCACGCGCGACGCACAGGCCCTGCGGCGCATCTCCGAGCAGCCCATGGCCGTGTGGCCCGCGGGCGACGACCCGGCGCCCGACATCGAGCAGGCCACCCGGGGCGCGGCGAAGGAGAACCGCACCGCCGTGCTCGTCGCGTACAACATCCCGCACCGCGACTGCGGCCAGCACTCCGCGGGCGGCGCGGGCAGCGCGGACCAGTACCGGACCTGGGTGGACACGTTCGCCGGTGCGATCGGCGACGCGCCCGCGCTGGTCGTCCTCGAACCCGACGCGATCCCGCACATCGTGGACGGCTGCACCCCGGCCGAGTACCACGAGGACCGCTACCAGCTGCTGTCCGAGGCGATCCAGCGGCTGAAGCGGCAGCCGGGGGTCAAGGTGTACCTCGACGCGGGGAACCCCGGCTGGATCACCGAGCCCGGCAAGCTCGGCGAGCCGCTGCGGAAGGCGGGCATCGCGCAGGCCGACGGCTTCTCCGTCAACGTCTCCAACTTCCAGAGCGACGGGACGATCAAGTCGTACGGCCGCACGCTGTCGGCCACGGTCGGCGGCAAGCACTTCGTCATGGACACCAGCCGCAACGGCAGGGGGCCGCTGGCGGGCGACCGCCAGGACGCCTGGTGCAACCCGCCGGGACGCGGCCTCGGCACACCGCCGACCGACCGCACGGGCGACCCGCTCGTCGACGCCGTGCTGTGGATCAAGCGGCCGGGCGACTCGGACGGCCCGTGCCGGGGAGGCCCGGCGGCGGGCCAGTGGTGGCCGGACTACGCACTGGGCCTCGCACGCAACGCCAAGGCCGCCTGA